One Gordonia sp. SID5947 genomic region harbors:
- a CDS encoding acetate--CoA ligase family protein, translated as MTPTDRSLDALFTPASVAVIGASDDPARIGGRVLARFLDHFAGPVYAVNANRDTVQGHPAARSIADLPAAPDLAVLALPANLVPDAIDELAASGCRAAIVFSSGFAESGAEGKAMQDRLRTAAAESGMRIIGPNCVGTMSLPSGVLATFADLQTDVTPSAQPGVGIVSQSGALGSVFFHAAEALGLHVSYMCTTGNEADVSAAEAIAALVERPDVQAVMVYLEALSDPEVLYTAGRRALELGKPIVALKVGVSDSGARAAASHSGSLAAPDRFAQALLDRAGIMRAGSPVELVTVTAALAAGRFPAGDRVAVMTLSGGVGIMIADALDAGGLSLPRTRDETARQIEKLIPEYGSAQNPIDYTANAVNDPAGFAEILDAVVTDDDFDMVIISGLAMGTFDENLATIKRVRDKVTKPVVVSVSGANSVTVNRHGIPCVPDAVQAANAVVALKTYADLRARRSAEKPLLGDGSAHGTTHHTLTAEETRELLSRFTIPVVQEIDAVDEASAVQAADTVGYPVAVKLDSAVAEHKTEVGGIRLDVRDAAGVRAAVADMRAASGMTGDVPVVIQQMVGRGLELTVGAIRDSTLGPAVLVGLGGVMVEILDEIEMSLVPVSHADAERMLRKLCGGRLTTGPRGMDDATVKAVGDVIVALSSLMAQCPDVTEVDVNPLIVGEPGPVAVDGLVRVARPDMGQD; from the coding sequence GTGACGCCGACAGACCGAAGCCTCGATGCCCTGTTCACACCGGCCAGTGTGGCCGTCATCGGTGCGTCCGACGATCCGGCCCGCATCGGCGGGCGAGTGCTCGCCCGGTTCCTCGACCATTTCGCCGGACCCGTCTACGCCGTGAACGCGAATCGAGATACCGTGCAGGGACATCCGGCGGCTCGCTCGATCGCCGACCTCCCTGCGGCACCCGATCTCGCAGTACTCGCGCTCCCTGCGAACCTCGTGCCCGACGCAATCGACGAACTCGCTGCGTCTGGATGCCGAGCGGCCATCGTCTTCTCGTCAGGATTCGCCGAATCAGGCGCCGAGGGCAAGGCCATGCAGGACCGGCTCCGTACGGCGGCGGCGGAGTCGGGCATGCGCATCATCGGCCCCAACTGTGTCGGCACCATGAGCCTCCCGTCAGGTGTCCTGGCCACCTTCGCGGATCTCCAGACCGACGTGACACCATCGGCGCAGCCGGGGGTCGGGATCGTCAGTCAGAGTGGCGCTCTCGGCTCGGTCTTCTTCCACGCGGCAGAAGCACTCGGCCTCCATGTGTCCTACATGTGCACCACCGGCAACGAAGCCGATGTCAGTGCGGCAGAGGCGATCGCCGCACTGGTGGAGCGGCCGGACGTGCAGGCCGTCATGGTCTATCTCGAGGCACTCAGCGATCCCGAGGTGCTGTACACGGCCGGTCGTCGCGCACTCGAGCTCGGGAAACCGATCGTCGCGCTCAAGGTCGGCGTATCCGACTCGGGTGCCAGGGCCGCGGCAAGCCACAGCGGATCGTTGGCGGCGCCCGACCGCTTCGCTCAGGCGCTCCTGGACCGGGCAGGCATCATGCGCGCCGGGTCGCCGGTGGAACTGGTCACCGTGACCGCAGCTCTGGCGGCCGGACGGTTCCCGGCCGGAGATCGTGTTGCGGTGATGACTCTGTCGGGGGGCGTCGGCATCATGATCGCCGATGCACTCGATGCCGGCGGGTTGTCGTTACCGCGGACCCGTGACGAGACCGCACGGCAGATAGAGAAGCTGATCCCGGAGTACGGCTCGGCGCAGAACCCCATCGACTACACCGCCAACGCCGTGAACGATCCGGCCGGCTTTGCCGAGATCCTCGACGCCGTGGTGACCGATGACGACTTCGACATGGTCATCATCAGCGGGCTGGCGATGGGAACCTTCGACGAGAACCTCGCCACCATCAAGCGTGTGCGCGACAAGGTGACGAAGCCGGTCGTCGTGTCGGTCTCCGGTGCGAACTCCGTGACCGTCAACAGACACGGAATCCCGTGTGTCCCGGATGCTGTTCAGGCGGCCAACGCGGTGGTCGCGCTCAAGACCTACGCGGATCTGCGGGCGCGGCGCTCGGCGGAGAAACCGCTGTTGGGCGACGGCAGCGCGCACGGAACGACACATCACACACTGACCGCCGAAGAGACCCGAGAACTACTGTCGCGTTTCACAATTCCGGTCGTGCAGGAGATCGATGCCGTCGACGAGGCGAGTGCCGTACAGGCAGCCGACACGGTGGGTTACCCGGTCGCGGTCAAGCTGGATTCCGCCGTCGCGGAGCACAAGACGGAAGTCGGGGGTATCCGGCTCGATGTACGCGACGCTGCGGGAGTTCGCGCGGCGGTGGCCGACATGCGAGCCGCGAGCGGTATGACCGGAGACGTTCCCGTGGTGATCCAGCAGATGGTCGGCCGCGGACTTGAACTGACCGTCGGCGCAATCCGCGACAGCACGCTCGGCCCGGCGGTCCTCGTGGGGCTCGGGGGCGTGATGGTCGAGATCCTCGATGAGATCGAGATGTCTCTTGTGCCGGTGAGCCATGCTGACGCCGAACGCATGCTCCGCAAGCTGTGTGGTGGGCGATTGACAACGGGACCCCGAGGCATGGACGACGCCACCGTCAAGGCCGTCGGGGACGTGATCGTCGCCCTGAGCTCGCTGATGGCACAGTGCCCCGACGTGACCGAGGTCGACGTGAATCCGCTGATAGTCGGGGAACCGGGTCCGGTGGCCGTCGACGGGCTGGTCCGAGTCGCCCGCCCGGATATGGGACAGGATTGA
- a CDS encoding TetR/AcrR family transcriptional regulator, giving the protein MTPPKAKRPKATAADIEAAFARSFLANGYRGTSVDAVAKDLGMPKGSIFYHIGTKEAVFFRVQMAGMREFTDRLREISESDEPAEIRLREAIRDSVRRVDPSAGPLFAMSRDNHHLPPNMRPNSRTFAATIKHCSSASSKTGSRRGPFGSKSI; this is encoded by the coding sequence ATGACACCACCGAAGGCCAAGCGCCCAAAGGCGACGGCGGCCGATATCGAGGCCGCTTTCGCACGTAGCTTTCTCGCGAACGGATATCGAGGCACCAGCGTCGATGCGGTCGCCAAAGACCTCGGGATGCCGAAAGGCAGCATCTTTTATCACATCGGAACCAAGGAGGCCGTGTTCTTCCGCGTGCAGATGGCCGGCATGCGTGAGTTCACGGACCGGTTGCGCGAGATCTCGGAATCCGACGAACCAGCCGAGATCCGTCTCCGTGAGGCGATCCGAGACAGCGTCCGGCGCGTCGATCCGTCCGCTGGGCCGTTGTTCGCGATGAGCCGCGACAACCATCACCTGCCCCCGAACATGCGGCCGAACTCGAGGACGTTCGCCGCGACTATCAAGCACTGTTCATCGGCATCATCGAAGACGGGGTC